In the genome of Candidatus Methylomirabilota bacterium, the window CGAGGCCATCGTCGCCGATCCGTCGGCGGCCAGGTTCACGCGCAGGAGTTGCCGGCCCCGCAGCGTCGCGATGTAGGCGACGCCGTCCAGAATCGCCATGCCGGCCGGCGCCCAGGTCCGGAACCCCGACTCCAGCACGGGATCTTCGAAGCCCTCCCGGCCAGCCCGGCCGTAGACGTCCGGCCAGCCGTAATTACGACCGGGCCGGATGAAGCTCAGCTCGTCGTGCCCGCCCGGAATGCCGGAGGGCCCGTGCTCGGAGGCGAAGAGCTGCCCGGCGCCGTCCCAGGCCAGTCCCTGGGGATTGCGATGGCCGAGGCTGTACACCGGCGAGCCGGGAAAGGGGTTATCGGTAGGCACGGTGCCGTCGGCGTTGTAGCGCAGGATCTTTCCAGCGAGCGAGTCCAGCCGCTGGGCCAGGCGCGGCTCCGAGGCGTCTCCGGTGGTGAGGTAGAGCTTGCCGTCGGGACCGAACTTCACACGACAGCCGTCGTGCACGGTGGCGCCGGGAATGTCGTCGACGAGCACGCGCTCGACGGCGCCTCGGCCTTGGCCGAGCGTGAGCAGCGCGAGCCGATTCACCAGGCTGACGCGCTTGCTCAGCGTGTAGCAGACGTACAGCCGACCCGTCTTCGCGAACTCCGGGTCGAGGGCGAGCCCC includes:
- a CDS encoding PQQ-dependent sugar dehydrogenase, with the protein product MAGLVVLAGVLAGSPLQSQPRVTVVASGLQVPWALAFAPDGRLFLTERAGRIRVVHEGRLHPKPVATLPVAARGEGGLMGLALDPEFAKTGRLYVCYTLSKRVSLVNRLALLTLGQGRGAVERVLVDDIPGATVHDGCRVKFGPDGKLYLTTGDASEPRLAQRLDSLAGKILRYNADGTVPTDNPFPGSPVYSLGHRNPQGLAWDGAGQLFASEHGPSGIPGGHDELSFIRPGRNYGWPDVYGRAGREGFEDPVLESGFRTWAPAGMAILDGVAYIATLRGRQLLRVNLAADGSATMASPLLDGDYGRLRDVVVGPDGALYIATSNRDGRGSPAASDDRILRLVP